The Actinomycetota bacterium genomic sequence GGTCCGCCGAGGAGATTCCGCGGATCATGGTAGAAGCGTTCGCCGTAGCGCAGGAAGGCCGGCCAGGCCCGGTTCTCATCGACATCCCGATGAATATTCAGCGCCAGACTCTCGCCACATCAGCCGAGGGTATGCCGCACGTTCGCCTTCGCGATCCACTAGTGCCTTCCGATCTGTCCGGCGTGATTGAGGCTTTGGCATCCGCGAAACGACCGCTTATTCTCGCTGGTGGTGGAGTGCGTGTCGCGAGAGCGGCAGCACTGCTCGAAAAATTCGCCGAAGCCACGAACATTCCCGTGGCCAGCACACTAATGGGGCTCGACGTTCTTCCGCACTCACACCCGTTGCGAGTCGGAATGATCGGCACCTATGGAAACCGGTGGGCCAATCTGGCTTTAGGGGAGTGCGACTGCCTTTTGGCTCTGGGCGCCCGCTTCGATGTTCGGCAGACAGGGGCCGATGTGGATGCCTTTCGCCGAGGAAAGACGATCATCAAGGTCGATGTCGATTCGAGCCAGATTGAGTGGCGCCTGAAGCCTGACATCGGAGTCCGAGCAGATATAGCCGCCTTTCTGGCCGAGGCTCTGCAATACGCCCCCGATCTTCGCGACCACGATATGAGCGAGTGGAGTGCAAGAATCGCTGGATTGCGTGTCGATCTGCCTGATGTAGGGGAGTTATCAGATACAGCGGGCATAAATCCATCGGCTTTCATGCATCATCTGTCTGCGGTTACAGTCGGAGCATCCGCGATCATCGCCGATGTAGGGCAAAATCAGATGTGGGCGGCACAATCGATTCGTCTCGGCCAAGGGCAACGCTTCCTGACCTCCGGCGGGATGGGGGCGATGGGTTTTGCGCTTCCGGCTGCTATCGGTGTCGCGATGGCCTGCCCCGAAAGCCCCGTGTATGTCATCGCCGGTGACGGAGGAGTGCAACTGAACATCCAGGAGCTTGAGACTGTCCGCAGATTGAAGCTGCCCGTCAAGATAGTGGTGTTGAACAACGCGTGCCTCGGCATGGTACGCCAGATGCAGGACGAGCTCTTTGACTCCCGCTATCAGTCGACCATGTGGGGATATGGCGCACCCGACTTTGTGAAGGTGGCAAACGCTTACGGTCTCGAAGCCAGACGCATCGCCGAGGGCAGTGATATGCAGGACGCCACTGCCTGGCTAGCCGAGGACGCGGAAGAACCAAAGCTGCTCGAGGTCATGGTGGACTCAATGACGTGCGTTCGTCCCAAAGTCACCTTTGGGAATCCGGTTTTCGTGATGGATCCTCCGCCAAACCAGGTTTTCTGAAGCGGACTTATGGGCGGATAAGCCATCGCTTGGCTCGGCCCAATATTGGCCTGATGGCTGCGTAACCGGAGCCGACACCAACCAGCTTTGCTATAGCCGCAATACCCTGTCCATCGATTGCCCTCCAACGGAAAAGTTCTTCTCGCCGCGCCTGTTCGATAAATGAATGGAGAGGCATGCGGTTTGATGGATGTACGACCGAGCGCGCGTGCAACAGGTAGTTTGTGGCGTGGTCGATAAGAAGCGACTGGTCCTCGGCGGACAGTGGAGACGGAAGAGCGTCGCGGTAATATTTCATCAGGGAAAGCGCATGGTGCTCCCTGAAGATGGGGTTGTGGGAGTCCTGGCCTTCGTGATGCCGATACAGGACCAGCGGTTTGCGAATAAAACCCACCGGTCCTGATACTGCCAGATCCGCCAGAAAGACCCTGTCGGCCACGATCTCGAACTCGTCGTATCTGATGGGCGGCGTGCGATCTAGGCTACGAAACATCACTGAACCGGAATTAAGGGAGACGTTTGCCAGTATGTCCCTCACCAGCTGCGCGGGAGTCTCATACACTGCTAGATCCTCTTCGCGGACGGATGCCCCGCCGAGATCGGGTATGAACTCCGAGGCGAAGGGAACGCACTCCGTGGCCACCCACTGCAGATTCGGCATCCTGTCGAGCGCGTCTATTTGACATTTGAGCATCTCGGGATGCATCAGGTCGTCATCGTGAAAAATCATGTGATAGATGGACCTGGAGCCGATCTCTCTGGCTTTTTCGATGTTTCTTATCGCTCCGATGTTCAAAGTGTTTCGGTGGTATTCGATTCTCAGCGTCTCAAATTTTTTGAGTGTCGGGCCGTAATCCTCAGTGCTGGCGTTGTCGAGTACCACCACGCTGAAATCGTGGAAGGTTTGGGCGGAGATGCTCTCAAGGCAGTCATGGAGGAAGCCGGGGCGGTTATACGTTGGTATGACGATTGTCAGACGGGACATTTCAGCGCACCTTTGACAGCGAGTCGAGCAGCAGGTCGGTCAGGAGATCTGCCTGGGCGTGTTCCGTGAAGCGCTGGGCCTGTTTTGAGCCGAGAAAGTTCCTCGCAGCCTCGATTTTTTTATGCGCGTCCTCGGCAGGCATGTTTCGAAGAAAGTCATCGAGGGAGGAGTAGTTTTTGAAGTCGCGGAAATCGATAAAGACATCTTTCGGCACGTAAGTATCGATGTCTGGCGCGCCAAGGTAGATCGGGATGGTTCCGGCAAGCAGGCAGTCGAACAGTTTCTCGGTGATGTACCCGGGAAAGATCGTGTTTTCGAAGCACAAAGCGAATTTGTAGCCGGTCAAAGTTTCCAGCTTGCCGCCAGAAGCTATCGGCCCACGGTAAGATTGCGCAATGGCGTGCCGGGTCGTGGCATCGGCTCCAGAGACAGGCTCGTGCCAGTCGCGGCCATACAGATCGAGTCCGTCCGTGGTTCCGAAATAGCGAATAGCCGAAATCCGCTTGAGGTACAGATCGTGTGCCATCCAGTGATGTTTCCTCCGGGCGCTTCGGGCTTCTAGTGTGCGGTACCATCTGCCGAGCGAGACCTTTGGACTCCGGAGCTCGAAAAGTGGCCTCGGCCAGCCGAAAGCTCTTTTGTTGCTGCTTACCAAAGCTAAAAGCTGGCGTCTCTGTTCCCACGGAGCTCCTTGTAGGGGAAGAAGATCCGGGCAGGGCCAGAAGAAATCATGGAAGCATGACCTGCCGGCTGTCATTGGGCGGGCGCCCGGAAAGAGCAGAAGGTTATCGTATCTTTTTGCCGTTTCAGGCAGATTTGAGTAAAACCGCCATGCAACTATCGGTGATTCGCCGCTAAGGCAAACAGATCCCCGAAGGCCATGGCCGTCCAGCAGCTTTGGCGTGAATCGGGTTTGCTCGTTGCTGAGAACGACGACTCGTTTTGCGTCTGGTGTTTTTTGCAGGTACCGGTCGGCAGTGATCATCTCGACGTTCAAGTCCGCCAGACGTGAGGCAAGAGATGAGATCGCCCCAGCGCCCGGATACTCTTTCATCAAGTCGTAGTCGAGGATGCGATTATCCAGGAACTGCGGAAAAGCGATATCGTAGACTACCAAGTTGTCGTAACGTGTTGTCATGTTAGCCTTGTCTTATTCAGCGGACTGATGTGGTAGGTATATGGGCATAGCAAAAAAATCGATAGTTGGTATCGGTGGACAATTGTATATCCTCTTTGTCGGCCTGGCGTCGACAATTATTACCGCGCGCTTGCTGGGTCCGGAAGGCAAGGGAATCCTGGCCCTGGTGTCGGCCGTCTCCTCGTTCGGGGTAGGGGCCGCTTCATTCGGACTGGGGTCAGCGCTTGCATTTCTGTCCGGCAAGGATAGGTACTCTCGGCGTGAATTGATCTCCGCCGCTCTCGCATGGTCTCTTGTGCTGGGGGTGGTTGTCGGCTTAGGAGCGTGGGCCGCAAGAGACCTTCTTCTTGGCTCTGTGTTGAAGGGAATGTCTTCAGTTGATTTTGCCGTGGTGCTTTTCGCGCTGCCCGCCTATTATCTAGGGGCGTTTATCGGCGCGTTGTTGGCCGGAGAAGGCCGAGCTGTCGAAATTGCCGGCCTGCAGGTAGCCGCAGCGACGGTGCTCCTTGCCGGAGTGATCGTGGCAAGCCTCCTTGTGCCGAGAAACGCTTCTGCTGTGGTTGTCGCTATGAGCGCAAGCGCCTTGATCAATGCCGCTATTGCCCTTATCACGCATCGCTCGGGACTAACTTTTTCCCCGTTGCGGCTTTTGCGGGTCACACGGACAGCTCTGCCATATGCCGCCAAGTCCTATGTGGGACAGGCGTCATCGATGTTCTTCTTGAGGGGCGATGTATTTTTCCTGAATTACTTCGCGGGAGCATCTGTCGTCGGCGTGTACAGTGTGGCGACCAGTCTTGCCGAGAAGCTCTGGATGCTCAGCAACCCTATTTCCACCGCGGTGTACCGGCGGATCACCGGCTCCAGCCAATCGGATTCGGCTCGCATCTCGACACTCACGGGCCGCTCTTTGCTTGTGGTGAATGGGTTTGCCGGCATCGCGCTTCTGCTGATTTCCATCGGGTTTATCCCGCTGGTCTACGGGCCCGATTTCGCTGACGCGATCTACTATCTTGGGCTGCTTGTTCCTGGAATCGTAATCTTCTCTATGTCTCAACCATATGGCCAGTTTTTCTCCGGCCAACTCGGCAGACCGGGCGTGACCTCGGCTTTATTGTTCATCATGATGGCACTCAGCGCTGTTCTCTACATCGTGATGATTCCGACCATGGGGGCAGCCGGAGCGGCACTGGCTTCGACGATTTCATATAGCTTCGCCCTTGTTGGCTACTTGTGGCTAATGCCGAGGGCCGCGAGCGTGACTCCTCGTGAGATGCTCGTTCCGACGCGCCAAGATATTCAACTCTATAAGTCGATAGCCGAATCTGCGCTACAGGCGGTCAGGAGGCGGTTGACGCGTGGATGACCCAGTCACGCAGGACTCAAGAGCCGGCTTGGATCTGCTCATATATATCCCGACCTATAATCGGCCGGATGCCCTCAAAAGGCAGCTTGAGGCATTAGCCTTCCAGCGTGCCAGTTGGCCGGGGAGGCTTCGCGTTCTTGTCAGCGACAACGCTTCATCCTTGCTTTCCGATGACGATCTTGTCGCCTATGCCGAGCGGTTCAATGTCGAAATCAGACGAAATCCCTCCAACCTTGGAAGTAATGCGAACATCGCCCTGGGGTTCGTGTTCGCTGATACTGACGAATATCTTTGGATTCTCGGCGATGACGACAGATTGGGGCCGAATGCGCTGAGTTTTATCGCTCAGTTTGGACTCGGGGAGCAAGTCGACGCCATCGTGTTCAGTACCAAGGTTGCCGAACCTGCGGTTTTCGCTCATGAGTGGAAGTCGGCGTGGGATGGCGCGAATGAGACCGGTCTCATATCTAATGTGATCTATAAGATGTCAGTGTTCGCGCCACAGGCGCGAAACGCGTTTTTCTACCATAACACCAGCTTTCCGCACCTTTGTGTGCTCCTGGCGACACTACAGCGGCAAGGCCGTTTACGGTATCGAATGCTTCCGAGTAGGGAGGTGTTCGTCGAAAGCGCTTTACAAGCCGAGGAGCCCGGGGACTATTCCCTGGCGTATAGCGGGATGCCTCAGATGATGCCGCTTTTACCGAAAGCACAGGCAAAAAGATTTGCCTGGGAGTGGGTCAGACAGCAGGGGCGAGGATTTCTAAGTCATCGAGATTTTTATCCTGGCCTTCACGTCAGCACGCTTGCCCATCTTAGGCGATATGGGGGCATGAAGGCTTTGTTCTGGCTCGCGGTACTCTCAGTCGAGCATGCGCTTTTCGGCCGTGTCAGGCCCCATCTTGTCGCGCTGGCGCGTAAAACACTTCCCCCTGAAGTCAAGCGCTTTCTGCGGTCGCGGAAACGCTGAGTGGTTTTTCGGCCAGTGTTTTTTAGAACTTACGAAACAGGCAGTCGATCTGACATAAATTCCAGTGCGGATTCGGACCGGACTGCTCGATGTCGAAGATCCGACTTGGGGCAAACCCGAGAGAGTGCATCGTGGAGAACAGCTTGATGTAGTTTCCCTCTTCGCGTTCGTGCCGTGTGAACGATATCTCCAATATTACAGCGTCCACGATCTCACGAAAGGTTTGGGCGCCGCCTAGCAGCACCTCGTTTTCGACGCCTTCCACATCGATCTTAACAAGATCTATCTTTTTGATCCCATGCTCGCGAACGAAGTCGTCCAAACGGACCAGCGAGATCTTCTCGGTAGCCACTGTCTCAATGTGAGGATTAGCTTCATGGTACAAGGCGCCAATCTCTAGCATGGAGCTTGCGCCGTCGAGCGACGCCAGATGAAGACCACCCTCCATGCTCTTGTCGAAAAATCCGATCTGATGTCCGCGAAACCTATCGGCGAACCCAACAGATTCAATGTTCGCGCACAAGCGGGAAAACATCTGCGAGCCTGGCTCGAAGCCGTAGACCGTCGCCCGGGGGAACCACCTCAAAAATGCCAGAGACAGATTTCCGACGTTGGCGCCTATGTCGAACACGGTTTCGATGTTTTGATCCATCGAAAGCAGGGCCCCAAAGATACTATTGTCATCACCATGACGGCGCTCTCGTATAAGACGCTTCAGCTCATGGGGCAGGGCGTCTTTCACTCTTTGTGTCAGGCTCATCTATCCTCACTCGCTGACCCGCTTTTCCAGCGCAGGCCGGTTGCTTTTCCTGGCGGCTGTCTTATGCTCTGATGGTACTATATCCGTAGCCCTCCACAATGCTTTGCACTCTGCCGAGACGCAAAGTGGATCATGTAAGTAGTCAACAAAAAGAGGGGAGTACCATGCGACGGTTCTCGCTGATTATACCTAGCTGGTACCCCGATGAGGATCAGCCCACGGCCGGAACTTTTATAAAAGAACAAGTTTTGGCTTTGCAAGATTACGTTGACGTCGCGGTTTTGCATGTCAAAGAGACACCATTCACGGCAAAGCCACGGATCAGCGTTGAGGATGGCGTCCCGGTGGTCCGTGCACAGATCGCAGCAACTAGGAGAGGGCATGGTAAGGTCGTCCGCATCGCGGCGATGGTAGTCGACGTCTACCGTAAGCTCTTCCACTACCCTAAAGTCGGTCTTGAGGCTTTCGAGCTTTTGCGTGAAGCGCATGGAACTCCGGACATCATTCATGTCCAAGCGCTGTGGCCGGCGGGAATCATTGCGCAGGCGATAAACCGGCGTCACAAAATCCCTTACGTGGTGACCGAGCATTCCGAGGAGTATCTAGTCGGCACCAACCGTAAACTGACCAAGTATCCCCTGTTCGTCAGGCACGTGCTTGTGCCGTTGGCTGCAGGCGCAGTTTCCACAATTGCAGTCAGTCGATTTCTCGGCGAGCGGCTGGTCGAGCTGGGGCTGGCTAAAGATCCCGTTGTCGTTCCCAACGCTGTTCGCCCGGTGAAAGCGTATCCGCAGGTGACACGGAAGCCGCATGTCATTACTCACGTCTCGGTAATGGGGCCGGCGAAGAACATAGCGGGCCTTCTGCGGGCGTGCGCGCTCTTGAGCACCAGGCGTGCCGATTTCAGGTTGCGCCTTGTTGGCGATGGGGAGTTGCGCGATGAGCTGGAGGCGATGTCAGGAGCCTTGGGGTTGAACGGAATTGTTGAGTTTACAGGGCGCAAATCTTTGGATGAGGTTTATGATCTACTCGCCGACTCTGCTTTTGCGGTGGTCAGCAGTTCTTGCGAGACGTTTTCCATGGCTGGGGCCGAGGCGCTGATGTGTGGACGCCCTGTGGTCTCCACGCGGTGCGGCGGCCCCTCGGAGTTCATCACGGCGGAGACCGGCCTGCTGGTCGAGCTGGATGATTTCCAGGCTCTGGCCGAAGGATTGGAGTGGATGCTCGACAATTACACACGGTTTGACCCTATGCGGTTAAATGAGTATGCATGCAAGCGCTTTTCTCCTGATGTCGTCGGCAGGCAGATCGTCGATGTTTACGAGGATGCGCTGGATATGATGACGCGAGCTAAGGATGCCTCTTGATGGCGCGCGATTTTTCCTCTTCCACATTTGTGTTTATAACCGGACGCACCACTCCGACGACCGGTCGGGTCGAGCGCCGCCTGCTTCGTGT encodes the following:
- a CDS encoding thiamine pyrophosphate-binding protein, which codes for MKVSDYIAAFLAENGVKVVFEMTGGMITFLLDAIGERGEIELVSMHHEQAAAFAAEAVARMTGVPGVAMATSGPGATNLLTGIGSCYYDSVPAVFITGQVNIDELRGDSGVRQAGFQETDIVSIVAPITKLAVQVRSAEEIPRIMVEAFAVAQEGRPGPVLIDIPMNIQRQTLATSAEGMPHVRLRDPLVPSDLSGVIEALASAKRPLILAGGGVRVARAAALLEKFAEATNIPVASTLMGLDVLPHSHPLRVGMIGTYGNRWANLALGECDCLLALGARFDVRQTGADVDAFRRGKTIIKVDVDSSQIEWRLKPDIGVRADIAAFLAEALQYAPDLRDHDMSEWSARIAGLRVDLPDVGELSDTAGINPSAFMHHLSAVTVGASAIIADVGQNQMWAAQSIRLGQGQRFLTSGGMGAMGFALPAAIGVAMACPESPVYVIAGDGGVQLNIQELETVRRLKLPVKIVVLNNACLGMVRQMQDELFDSRYQSTMWGYGAPDFVKVANAYGLEARRIAEGSDMQDATAWLAEDAEEPKLLEVMVDSMTCVRPKVTFGNPVFVMDPPPNQVF
- a CDS encoding glycosyltransferase — translated: MSRLTIVIPTYNRPGFLHDCLESISAQTFHDFSVVVLDNASTEDYGPTLKKFETLRIEYHRNTLNIGAIRNIEKAREIGSRSIYHMIFHDDDLMHPEMLKCQIDALDRMPNLQWVATECVPFASEFIPDLGGASVREEDLAVYETPAQLVRDILANVSLNSGSVMFRSLDRTPPIRYDEFEIVADRVFLADLAVSGPVGFIRKPLVLYRHHEGQDSHNPIFREHHALSLMKYYRDALPSPLSAEDQSLLIDHATNYLLHARSVVHPSNRMPLHSFIEQARREELFRWRAIDGQGIAAIAKLVGVGSGYAAIRPILGRAKRWLIRP
- a CDS encoding polysaccharide biosynthesis C-terminal domain-containing protein; translation: MGIAKKSIVGIGGQLYILFVGLASTIITARLLGPEGKGILALVSAVSSFGVGAASFGLGSALAFLSGKDRYSRRELISAALAWSLVLGVVVGLGAWAARDLLLGSVLKGMSSVDFAVVLFALPAYYLGAFIGALLAGEGRAVEIAGLQVAAATVLLAGVIVASLLVPRNASAVVVAMSASALINAAIALITHRSGLTFSPLRLLRVTRTALPYAAKSYVGQASSMFFLRGDVFFLNYFAGASVVGVYSVATSLAEKLWMLSNPISTAVYRRITGSSQSDSARISTLTGRSLLVVNGFAGIALLLISIGFIPLVYGPDFADAIYYLGLLVPGIVIFSMSQPYGQFFSGQLGRPGVTSALLFIMMALSAVLYIVMIPTMGAAGAALASTISYSFALVGYLWLMPRAASVTPREMLVPTRQDIQLYKSIAESALQAVRRRLTRG
- a CDS encoding glycosyltransferase family 2 protein, with the protein product MDDPVTQDSRAGLDLLIYIPTYNRPDALKRQLEALAFQRASWPGRLRVLVSDNASSLLSDDDLVAYAERFNVEIRRNPSNLGSNANIALGFVFADTDEYLWILGDDDRLGPNALSFIAQFGLGEQVDAIVFSTKVAEPAVFAHEWKSAWDGANETGLISNVIYKMSVFAPQARNAFFYHNTSFPHLCVLLATLQRQGRLRYRMLPSREVFVESALQAEEPGDYSLAYSGMPQMMPLLPKAQAKRFAWEWVRQQGRGFLSHRDFYPGLHVSTLAHLRRYGGMKALFWLAVLSVEHALFGRVRPHLVALARKTLPPEVKRFLRSRKR
- a CDS encoding FkbM family methyltransferase, with the translated sequence MSLTQRVKDALPHELKRLIRERRHGDDNSIFGALLSMDQNIETVFDIGANVGNLSLAFLRWFPRATVYGFEPGSQMFSRLCANIESVGFADRFRGHQIGFFDKSMEGGLHLASLDGASSMLEIGALYHEANPHIETVATEKISLVRLDDFVREHGIKKIDLVKIDVEGVENEVLLGGAQTFREIVDAVILEISFTRHEREEGNYIKLFSTMHSLGFAPSRIFDIEQSGPNPHWNLCQIDCLFRKF
- a CDS encoding glycosyltransferase, which gives rise to MRRFSLIIPSWYPDEDQPTAGTFIKEQVLALQDYVDVAVLHVKETPFTAKPRISVEDGVPVVRAQIAATRRGHGKVVRIAAMVVDVYRKLFHYPKVGLEAFELLREAHGTPDIIHVQALWPAGIIAQAINRRHKIPYVVTEHSEEYLVGTNRKLTKYPLFVRHVLVPLAAGAVSTIAVSRFLGERLVELGLAKDPVVVPNAVRPVKAYPQVTRKPHVITHVSVMGPAKNIAGLLRACALLSTRRADFRLRLVGDGELRDELEAMSGALGLNGIVEFTGRKSLDEVYDLLADSAFAVVSSSCETFSMAGAEALMCGRPVVSTRCGGPSEFITAETGLLVELDDFQALAEGLEWMLDNYTRFDPMRLNEYACKRFSPDVVGRQIVDVYEDALDMMTRAKDAS